The following proteins are encoded in a genomic region of Thermodesulfobacteriota bacterium:
- a CDS encoding radical SAM protein: protein MKNKKNHDILLINPWIYDFAAFDLWAKPIGLLYIASLLRKNGYRVHYIDCLDINTPDMENVTGIEPAKRKGYGTGRFYKENVAKPDCLKGIPKRYSRYGITPVIFLKELKRIPKPGVILVTSMMTYWYPGVFQVIDIIKDIYPEVPVILGGIYATLCYSHASEYSKADYIVRGEGEMEALKLVGELTGNRLEYPNPGDGLDVLPYPAFDLMPNLDYVCIMTSRGCPFSCTYCASHIVYKGFRRRIPLCVVDEMQFWREIYGVKEFAFYDDALMVEPEKNIKIILKEVLRRKILCNFHTPNGIHIRFMTKELCGLMHEAGFKTIRLGLETSDVKRQYSTGNKTTNREFEQSVSNLREAGFLSGDIGVYILIGLPGQKPEEVEDTIRFVWETGAKPILAEYSPIPQTALWENAVEEARFDIAGEPLFHNNSLVPFRSRYFSLETYNRLKQMTRKTV from the coding sequence ATGAAGAATAAAAAGAACCACGATATCCTCTTAATAAACCCCTGGATATACGATTTTGCCGCCTTCGACCTGTGGGCAAAGCCAATAGGGCTTCTGTATATTGCCAGCCTTTTAAGAAAGAACGGCTACAGAGTTCATTATATCGATTGCCTTGATATAAATACTCCGGATATGGAGAACGTAACCGGTATCGAACCGGCTAAAAGAAAGGGCTATGGCACAGGCAGGTTCTATAAAGAGAATGTGGCAAAACCGGATTGTTTGAAGGGTATTCCTAAAAGATACAGCCGATACGGTATTACTCCTGTAATATTTCTAAAAGAGCTCAAGAGAATTCCAAAACCAGGTGTAATACTGGTAACCTCCATGATGACGTACTGGTATCCTGGTGTTTTTCAGGTAATAGATATTATTAAAGACATCTATCCTGAAGTCCCGGTTATCCTTGGGGGCATTTATGCTACCCTATGTTATTCCCATGCCTCTGAGTATTCGAAGGCAGACTATATTGTCAGAGGAGAGGGAGAGATGGAGGCATTAAAATTGGTGGGTGAACTTACAGGGAACAGGCTCGAATACCCGAACCCGGGTGACGGGTTAGACGTTCTTCCCTATCCTGCGTTCGACCTTATGCCGAATCTGGATTATGTATGCATTATGACCTCCAGGGGCTGCCCGTTTTCGTGTACTTATTGTGCCTCCCATATTGTTTATAAGGGGTTTAGGCGGAGAATCCCCCTCTGTGTAGTGGACGAAATGCAGTTTTGGAGAGAGATATATGGGGTGAAGGAATTTGCATTTTACGATGATGCCCTTATGGTAGAGCCGGAGAAGAATATTAAGATTATCCTGAAAGAGGTGTTGAGAAGAAAAATATTGTGCAACTTTCACACACCCAATGGCATACATATAAGATTTATGACGAAGGAGCTCTGTGGATTGATGCATGAGGCTGGTTTCAAGACAATACGGCTGGGGCTTGAAACATCAGATGTAAAGAGGCAGTACTCTACCGGTAACAAGACCACAAACAGAGAGTTTGAGCAGTCAGTTTCAAACTTAAGGGAGGCAGGGTTCTTATCCGGAGACATTGGTGTCTATATACTGATAGGTCTCCCCGGTCAGAAACCTGAGGAAGTGGAAGATACTATCAGATTTGTATGGGAGACAGGGGCAAAACCCATTCTAGCCGAATATTCCCCCATTCCACAAACAGCCCTCTGGGAGAATGCTGTTGAGGAAGCGAGATTCGATATAGCGGGAGAACCACTCTTTCACAACAACTCTCTTGTACCTTTCAGGTCAAGGTACTTTTCTTTAGAAACATATAACAGACTGAAACAGATGACCCGCAAGACAGTTTGA
- a CDS encoding ATP-binding cassette domain-containing protein, protein MEHIIEAEGLRKTFGDLIAVDGISFQVVQGECFGILGPNGAGKTSTIRMIYGFSPMTSGSLKVFGLDISKGLRQIKSRIGVCQQENNLDPELSVLENLKVYARYFNIPQNEAHKRAEELLKFMSLDHRGKAKVTELSGGMMRRLVLARSLINNPDILILDEPTTGLDPQSRHQVWERLEGLRSKGLTILLTTHYMDEASRLCDRLVIMDHGRILVLGKPFELIRKYVGQNVIEVNVLNKELQIFIQSQRLEYEDIGHRMIIYSGDSDNLFHKISDSYCKEGCILRMATLEDVFLKLTGRDLRE, encoded by the coding sequence ATGGAGCATATTATAGAGGCGGAAGGTCTGAGAAAGACCTTCGGGGACCTGATAGCGGTTGATGGTATCTCCTTTCAGGTAGTGCAGGGAGAATGCTTCGGCATACTGGGTCCTAACGGTGCAGGAAAAACATCGACGATTCGCATGATATATGGTTTCTCTCCCATGACCAGCGGCAGTTTAAAGGTTTTTGGTCTCGACATATCTAAAGGATTACGTCAAATCAAGTCTCGTATCGGCGTTTGCCAGCAGGAAAACAATCTGGACCCGGAGTTGAGTGTTTTAGAAAACCTGAAAGTATATGCCCGCTATTTCAACATCCCTCAAAATGAAGCCCATAAAAGGGCAGAGGAACTCTTAAAGTTTATGTCCCTCGACCATCGGGGGAAAGCCAAAGTAACTGAACTCTCAGGTGGAATGATGCGCAGGTTAGTCCTGGCTCGTTCCCTCATCAATAATCCGGACATTTTGATACTCGATGAACCCACAACCGGTCTGGACCCCCAATCAAGGCATCAGGTCTGGGAAAGACTCGAAGGGCTCAGGTCGAAGGGTCTTACCATTCTGTTGACCACCCACTACATGGATGAGGCTTCCCGCCTTTGTGACCGGCTTGTTATCATGGACCATGGTCGCATATTGGTTCTGGGCAAACCCTTCGAACTTATCAGAAAATATGTCGGACAAAATGTTATCGAGGTCAATGTCCTCAATAAAGAATTGCAGATATTCATTCAATCTCAAAGACTAGAGTACGAGGATATCGGCCATCGCATGATTATCTATTCTGGAGATAGTGACAATCTATTTCATAAGATCAGTGACAGCTACTGTAAGGAGGGTTGCATCCTGCGAATGGCTACACTGGAAGACGTCTTCTTAAAATTGACAGGCAGGGATCTGAGGGAATGA
- a CDS encoding ABC transporter permease — protein MKRTPHRISRQFIRVWERNFTVYRKTWKISFLPPLLEPLFYILAFGVGLGVLVGRVLYHNSEVSYVAFIAPALVAITIMYSAFFENTYASFVRMYYQKTFDAIMATPISLEEIIAGEIIWGATKSVIATLTMLGVISMFGIISYPHGLLIIPLAFLGGIAFGSIGMFFTGIVPTIEIFNLPIFLFITPMFLFSGTFFPIDNLPLWVQKLAVLLPLTHLVDLSRSFSFGYVGINLLWNAGYLLVFSIIFFPLAILVMHRRLIK, from the coding sequence ATGAAAAGAACTCCACACAGAATTTCCAGACAATTTATTCGGGTATGGGAGAGAAATTTTACGGTTTACCGAAAAACATGGAAAATAAGTTTTCTTCCACCTCTCCTGGAGCCCCTATTTTACATACTGGCATTTGGGGTTGGTCTTGGGGTCCTGGTTGGAAGGGTCCTTTATCATAATTCCGAGGTATCTTACGTGGCTTTCATTGCACCAGCGTTGGTCGCTATCACTATAATGTACAGCGCCTTTTTTGAGAACACCTATGCCTCTTTTGTAAGGATGTACTATCAAAAGACCTTCGACGCCATAATGGCAACACCCATTTCACTGGAAGAGATTATTGCCGGAGAAATTATATGGGGGGCTACCAAATCTGTAATCGCAACATTGACCATGCTGGGGGTTATCAGCATGTTCGGTATCATTTCATACCCCCATGGTCTCTTAATTATACCTCTGGCTTTTCTGGGGGGTATTGCGTTTGGATCGATCGGTATGTTTTTTACAGGTATTGTGCCAACTATTGAGATATTTAATCTGCCCATATTCCTATTCATTACACCTATGTTCCTCTTCAGTGGAACCTTTTTCCCCATTGACAACCTGCCCCTTTGGGTTCAAAAGCTCGCCGTCCTGCTTCCTCTCACCCATCTTGTTGACCTGTCACGATCCTTCAGTTTTGGCTATGTGGGTATAAATCTCCTCTGGAACGCAGGTTATCTCTTAGTTTTTTCTATTATATTTTTCCCGCTTGCCATTCTCGTGATGCACCGGCGTTTGATTAAATAA
- a CDS encoding ABC transporter substrate-binding protein, producing MKMGMKLISVVMLLVSILFLNNFDSRAEEVRGVTDDTIKIGTIMDMTGPVCDNLTPYAIGVRNYFRYINDKGGIKGRKVRVLVEDDRYSIPMAFAAFKKLVFKDKIFAEIGLASPQTTALLDQIEKNKLPTITYSGMLTMTTPFRKYVFTHNLDYGDQMVMLIDYVMKDLKEKDARFAIATGDTVWGKRAIEASTERLKKYGLKLLDIELLPMTLIDAGTEAMNLRKSKANYVLTLHGAPASIAVYNSSKKLGYFPTFLAGDASCPDVVVEMAKSASKNIIGTWGFMSWYDDTPGIKKMREMTLKFQPGKKEPNRHYCWGWVAGMIAAEGMERAGKNLNVETYIAALESIKDFDTGGISGPVSFSSKSHKGAGFMIFVKADLEKERFVPITGWRKFSE from the coding sequence ATGAAAATGGGTATGAAGTTGATTTCGGTAGTTATGCTATTAGTAAGTATCTTATTTCTCAATAATTTTGACAGCCGGGCAGAAGAGGTCAGGGGTGTTACAGATGATACAATCAAGATAGGAACAATAATGGACATGACAGGACCAGTTTGTGACAACCTTACCCCCTATGCAATAGGAGTCAGGAATTATTTCAGGTATATCAATGATAAAGGTGGAATCAAAGGGAGAAAGGTAAGGGTTCTAGTTGAAGACGACAGGTATTCAATACCAATGGCTTTTGCTGCGTTCAAGAAGTTGGTCTTTAAGGATAAAATATTTGCTGAGATAGGATTAGCAAGCCCTCAGACGACCGCCCTCCTCGATCAAATCGAAAAGAACAAGCTTCCCACAATTACATATAGTGGTATGCTTACCATGACAACCCCCTTCAGAAAGTATGTTTTCACTCATAACCTGGATTATGGAGATCAGATGGTAATGTTGATTGATTATGTTATGAAAGACCTGAAGGAAAAAGATGCACGGTTTGCGATAGCGACAGGAGATACGGTATGGGGTAAAAGAGCTATAGAGGCTTCCACAGAGAGGCTCAAGAAGTACGGGTTGAAGCTTCTGGATATTGAACTTCTTCCCATGACCCTCATAGATGCGGGCACTGAAGCAATGAACTTAAGAAAATCAAAGGCGAATTATGTCCTCACGCTCCATGGCGCTCCAGCATCGATAGCCGTGTATAATTCTTCAAAAAAATTGGGATACTTCCCTACCTTTCTGGCAGGAGACGCTTCCTGTCCTGATGTAGTTGTAGAAATGGCAAAATCTGCTTCCAAAAATATCATCGGTACATGGGGATTCATGTCGTGGTATGATGACACTCCGGGGATAAAAAAAATGAGAGAGATGACTCTAAAGTTTCAGCCAGGTAAAAAAGAACCCAACAGGCATTATTGCTGGGGTTGGGTTGCAGGGATGATCGCCGCAGAGGGTATGGAGAGAGCAGGAAAGAACTTGAATGTAGAAACCTATATAGCTGCCCTTGAATCAATTAAGGACTTCGATACGGGAGGTATAAGCGGACCAGTTAGTTTTAGTTCCAAAAGTCACAAGGGAGCAGGGTTTATGATATTCGTAAAGGCAGACTTGGAAAAAGAAAGGTTTGTTCCAATAACAGGATGGAGAAAATTTTCAGAATAA
- a CDS encoding ABC transporter substrate-binding protein — translation MNVKKVFVAAALLGIVFLINASVGQAKDVRGVTDKSVKIGVILDQTGPAAAITVPCTQAIRTYIRYINDNGGVHGRQLDVIVEDDRYSIPATLAAYKKLVFRDRIFSFIGPGSGGFVNILWRKIQQDKLPNVSVVFPDLAVNPLKRYIFTTSDTYEGQVRVLVDYIVKEYKLKNPRIALVYPDTETGKIDLRPALERLKGYNIEPVTKEVMMAGAIDASSQVMSLKKNNVNCVIHVGLITASAMTFLREMRKFGLETPAFHSWGAMLGEEIHTLGETAKQFYSVHALAPWYGEGSGVKSMRGITLKYHPGTEKPYRGTLYTHGWVLATVLVEGMKRAGKNLDAETLVDALETLKNFDTGGLCNPITYTSASHKGGDSWRIYRSDPVKQKYVPITEWRKSE, via the coding sequence ATGAATGTAAAGAAAGTATTTGTAGCAGCCGCATTATTGGGAATTGTTTTTTTAATAAATGCCTCTGTTGGTCAGGCAAAGGATGTCAGGGGAGTAACGGATAAGTCGGTCAAAATAGGTGTCATTCTGGATCAAACAGGACCTGCTGCGGCAATAACTGTTCCCTGCACACAAGCAATAAGAACATACATAAGGTACATTAATGATAATGGCGGTGTTCATGGAAGACAACTGGATGTAATTGTAGAGGACGACAGATACTCAATTCCCGCTACCCTTGCAGCTTATAAAAAACTGGTTTTCAGGGACAGGATATTTTCTTTTATAGGACCTGGTTCAGGAGGTTTTGTCAACATACTCTGGAGAAAGATTCAACAAGACAAACTTCCAAACGTATCTGTTGTGTTTCCCGATCTTGCTGTGAACCCTTTAAAGAGATATATTTTTACCACAAGCGATACCTATGAGGGGCAAGTAAGAGTCCTTGTTGATTATATAGTCAAAGAGTATAAACTGAAAAACCCAAGGATAGCTCTTGTTTATCCGGACACTGAAACCGGAAAGATTGATCTGAGACCTGCCCTGGAAAGGTTGAAAGGGTACAACATAGAACCTGTGACAAAGGAGGTCATGATGGCTGGTGCAATAGATGCCAGCTCACAGGTTATGAGTTTAAAGAAAAACAATGTCAATTGTGTAATTCATGTAGGACTCATTACCGCTTCAGCAATGACTTTCTTACGGGAGATGAGGAAGTTTGGATTGGAAACACCAGCCTTTCATAGCTGGGGTGCAATGCTGGGAGAAGAGATACACACATTGGGTGAAACAGCAAAGCAATTCTATTCAGTTCATGCCCTTGCTCCCTGGTATGGCGAAGGTTCAGGGGTAAAATCAATGAGGGGAATCACCCTTAAGTACCATCCGGGTACTGAAAAGCCTTATCGCGGCACTTTATACACTCATGGATGGGTACTTGCCACTGTCCTTGTAGAAGGAATGAAAAGAGCAGGGAAAAATCTAGATGCAGAAACCTTGGTGGATGCCCTTGAAACGTTGAAGAATTTTGATACTGGTGGGCTTTGCAACCCCATTACCTACACCTCTGCCAGTCATAAGGGGGGAGACTCCTGGAGGATTTACAGGTCAGACCCTGTTAAACAAAAATATGTGCCTATAACGGAGTGGAGGAAATCAGAATAA